Proteins from a single region of Nocardiopsis dassonvillei subsp. dassonvillei DSM 43111:
- a CDS encoding MFS transporter small subunit, whose translation MSGNRTTNASAVTAILLWVIVLAALAYGVAQTAVDAAALFAS comes from the coding sequence ATGTCAGGCAACCGGACCACCAACGCCTCCGCCGTCACCGCGATCCTGCTGTGGGTGATCGTGCTCGCCGCCCTGGCCTACGGGGTGGCGCAGACCGCGGTGGACGCCGCGGCGCTCTTCGCCTCCTGA
- a CDS encoding potassium/proton antiporter has product MTVHLPADGWILAAGLLLVAAILASGFANRIRLPGLLLFLALGMFIADDGLGLIRLDNPEIAQIGGTVGLILILFEGGLTTKPGDLRRAAAPGFALATVAVAGTALILAAGTYLLLDVRPLTALLIGAVVAPTDAAAVFAMLRRAPLPRKVASLLEVESGANDPIAILLTIGLIATWRDTPSSAEWALFALMQLVGGLAVGAVAGLAGSWLLTRINLGPAGVYPVLALGVAGVSYGAAALAGASGFLAVYVTGLVVGARAPLRRRGIRTFHEGLSSTAEVGLFLLLGMLVFPSDLPGVALSGLAVSAVLVLVARPVTVALCLVWFDYTWREIAFVSWVGLRGAVPIVLATFPFVAGYPDGALVFDIVFFVVLVSAAVQGTSIRTAAGLLGLTRGGHSLEPVVADVPISDLGTELIEVRAAPGLHIVGRRLGELEPPHGLVTTILRGKRVLVPSAHTRIRENDLLIVAMPRRPDAQRLVTAWAKGESAGGA; this is encoded by the coding sequence ATGACAGTGCACCTGCCCGCCGACGGGTGGATCCTGGCGGCCGGGCTCCTGCTGGTGGCGGCGATCCTGGCCTCGGGCTTCGCCAACCGCATCCGGCTGCCCGGCCTGCTGCTGTTCCTGGCGCTGGGCATGTTCATCGCCGACGACGGGCTCGGGCTGATCCGCCTGGACAACCCCGAGATCGCCCAGATCGGCGGGACCGTCGGACTGATCCTCATCCTCTTCGAGGGCGGCCTGACGACCAAGCCCGGGGACCTGCGGCGCGCCGCCGCGCCCGGGTTCGCGCTGGCCACGGTGGCGGTGGCGGGCACGGCGCTGATCCTGGCGGCGGGCACGTACCTGCTGCTGGACGTGCGCCCCCTGACCGCCCTGCTCATCGGCGCGGTCGTGGCCCCCACCGACGCCGCGGCGGTGTTCGCCATGCTACGGAGGGCCCCGCTGCCCCGCAAGGTCGCCTCCCTGCTGGAGGTGGAGTCCGGCGCCAACGACCCGATCGCCATCCTGCTCACCATCGGACTCATCGCCACCTGGCGGGACACGCCGTCGTCGGCCGAGTGGGCGCTGTTCGCCCTCATGCAGCTGGTCGGGGGCCTGGCCGTGGGCGCCGTGGCGGGGCTGGCCGGAAGCTGGCTGCTGACCCGGATCAACCTGGGACCGGCGGGGGTCTACCCGGTGCTGGCGCTGGGCGTGGCCGGGGTCTCCTACGGCGCCGCGGCGCTGGCGGGCGCCTCGGGCTTCCTGGCGGTCTACGTCACCGGGCTGGTCGTGGGCGCCCGCGCTCCCCTGCGCCGGCGGGGCATCCGGACCTTCCACGAGGGGCTTTCCAGCACCGCCGAGGTGGGGCTGTTCCTGCTGCTGGGGATGCTGGTCTTCCCCTCCGACCTGCCGGGGGTGGCGCTCTCGGGGCTGGCCGTCAGCGCCGTCCTGGTGCTGGTGGCCCGACCGGTGACGGTGGCTCTGTGCCTGGTGTGGTTCGACTACACGTGGCGGGAGATCGCCTTCGTCAGCTGGGTGGGGCTGCGCGGGGCCGTGCCGATCGTGCTGGCCACGTTCCCCTTCGTGGCCGGGTACCCCGACGGCGCCCTGGTCTTCGACATCGTCTTCTTCGTCGTGCTGGTCTCCGCGGCGGTGCAGGGCACCAGCATCCGCACCGCCGCGGGCCTGCTGGGGCTGACCCGGGGCGGGCACTCGCTCGAACCCGTGGTGGCGGACGTGCCCATCAGCGACCTGGGCACCGAGCTGATCGAGGTGCGCGCGGCGCCGGGGCTCCACATCGTGGGCAGGCGGCTCGGGGAACTGGAACCGCCGCACGGCCTGGTCACCACGATCCTGCGGGGCAAGCGGGTGCTGGTGCCCTCGGCGCACACCCGGATCCGCGAGAACGACCTGCTCATCGTGGCCATGCCGCGCCGACCCGACGCCCAGAGGCTGGTCACCGCTTGGGCCAAGGGCGAGAGCGCGGGCGGGGCCTGA
- a CDS encoding universal stress protein, with protein sequence MAAGGEDGTARAPARSITRFLVPLDGTAGAAAALGPALRAARVLRVPLELLTVRDRVNRAWAEDVDAVAAGLDYDRVEVSMVGSGWPGDVIVDAVAEQPGTVVCMATHDRDRFSRLVAGSVTGHVLRQAAAPVLMIGPGYLCDEGGGAGGRALVCLDGGSRDADTLALGQGWARQLGLEVELVHVASPGGAAVAEARLSGAARRLEADGLAVRTTVLTGADPAGDITGLLHRRPGALAVLASRARAGIPKLVLGSVSSRILAVSPRPVLLTRSS encoded by the coding sequence ATGGCCGCCGGTGGTGAGGACGGCACCGCACGGGCCCCCGCCCGCTCCATCACCCGGTTCCTGGTGCCCCTGGACGGCACCGCCGGTGCGGCGGCCGCCCTGGGCCCCGCGCTGCGCGCCGCCCGCGTCCTGCGGGTCCCCCTGGAACTGCTGACCGTGCGCGACCGCGTGAACCGCGCGTGGGCCGAGGACGTCGACGCGGTCGCCGCGGGCCTGGACTACGACCGCGTCGAGGTGTCCATGGTCGGCTCCGGCTGGCCGGGGGACGTGATCGTCGACGCGGTCGCCGAGCAGCCCGGAACGGTCGTGTGCATGGCCACCCACGACCGGGACCGGTTCTCACGCCTGGTGGCGGGCAGCGTCACCGGACACGTGTTGCGCCAGGCCGCAGCCCCGGTGCTCATGATAGGTCCCGGATACCTGTGTGACGAGGGAGGCGGGGCCGGTGGCCGCGCCCTCGTGTGCCTGGACGGCGGTTCCCGCGACGCCGACACCCTCGCCCTGGGACAGGGGTGGGCCCGCCAGCTCGGACTGGAGGTGGAGCTGGTGCACGTGGCCTCGCCCGGCGGGGCGGCCGTGGCCGAGGCGCGGCTGTCGGGGGCCGCGCGGAGGCTGGAGGCGGACGGCCTGGCGGTGCGGACGACCGTGCTGACCGGCGCCGACCCGGCGGGCGACATCACCGGGCTGCTCCACCGCCGCCCCGGCGCCCTGGCGGTGCTCGCCAGCCGCGCCCGGGCGGGGATTCCCAAACTCGTCCTGGGCAGCGTCAGCTCGCGGATCCTCGCGGTCAGCCCCCGCCCCGTCCTCCTCACGCGCTCCTCCTGA
- a CDS encoding SRPBCC family protein, which translates to MSTEVRVDTSTPGAPVLRFTRRYPHPLPTVWAALTTDEALSRWFPCRVAIDAREGGALTFTFPGEEPETAPITEFAPPHVLAFHWDGEDLRWTLEEDGDGCVLRLSNTVADPAWTANTAAGWDLCLRALAAVLDGRAERTQAGPDEALIAHYRQTLAAD; encoded by the coding sequence ATGAGCACCGAGGTCCGCGTCGACACGAGCACGCCGGGCGCACCCGTACTGCGCTTCACCCGCCGCTACCCGCACCCGCTGCCGACCGTCTGGGCCGCGCTGACCACCGACGAGGCGCTCAGCCGGTGGTTCCCCTGCCGGGTGGCGATCGACGCGCGCGAGGGCGGCGCGCTCACGTTCACCTTCCCCGGAGAGGAACCGGAGACCGCGCCGATCACCGAGTTCGCGCCGCCGCACGTCCTGGCCTTCCACTGGGACGGCGAGGACCTGCGCTGGACCCTGGAGGAGGACGGCGACGGGTGCGTGCTGCGCCTGTCCAACACCGTCGCCGACCCGGCCTGGACGGCCAACACCGCGGCCGGGTGGGACCTGTGCCTGCGCGCGCTCGCCGCCGTGCTGGACGGACGCGCGGAGCGGACGCAGGCCGGTCCCGACGAGGCGCTCATCGCGCACTACCGCCAGACTCTGGCCGCGGACTGA
- a CDS encoding ArsR/SmtB family transcription factor, translated as MPDLFAVLAEPSRRRILDALRRGEGLLVKELVAGLGMSQPNVSKHLRVLRTAGLVSETAERQGRRYRLRAEALRDLDDWLRPYRAFWTDRLDELGDYLDSTHPQEGRQP; from the coding sequence ATGCCCGATCTGTTCGCCGTCCTGGCCGAGCCCAGCAGGCGCCGCATCCTGGACGCGCTGCGCCGCGGCGAGGGCCTGCTCGTCAAGGAGCTGGTCGCCGGACTGGGCATGAGCCAGCCCAACGTCTCCAAGCACCTGCGCGTGCTGCGCACCGCCGGACTGGTCTCCGAGACCGCCGAGCGGCAGGGGCGGCGCTACCGCCTGCGGGCCGAGGCGCTGCGCGACCTGGACGACTGGCTGCGCCCCTACCGGGCGTTCTGGACGGACCGGCTGGACGAACTGGGCGACTACCTGGACTCCACGCATCCACAGGAGGGGCGGCAGCCATGA
- a CDS encoding prephenate dehydrogenase: protein MIRTMAVVGTGLIGTSVALAAGRHGVAVHLMDRDPAAARTAAALGAGTVGAPAEAVDLAVIAVPPSMVGAVLAEQQLRGLARAYTDVASVKSAPGRDVLSAIADPATFIGGHPLAGRERAGPLAARADLFEGRTWVLTPTAATARPVLNRALEMICLCGAVPVMMDSQAHDDAVALTSHAPHVVASLMAARLRGGAEEAFRLAGQGLRDTTRVAGGDPRLWTDILRANSGPLVGVLRDLHEDLSLVLASLDVLSRSGPGQGARETGRVRDLLDRGSQGLGLLREQPPGGARLRVAVEEAPGELARLLAVLDESGVTADDVSASWDQDTLTAEFAAPATAAGPLLRRLGAEGWTAGYADLATDSEVGALR from the coding sequence GTGATCCGCACCATGGCGGTGGTCGGCACGGGACTCATCGGAACGTCCGTGGCGCTGGCCGCGGGACGGCACGGGGTCGCCGTCCACCTGATGGACCGGGACCCCGCCGCGGCCCGCACCGCCGCCGCGCTGGGCGCCGGAACGGTCGGCGCCCCGGCCGAGGCGGTGGACCTGGCCGTGATCGCGGTGCCGCCCAGCATGGTCGGCGCCGTCCTGGCCGAGCAGCAGCTGCGCGGCCTGGCCCGGGCCTACACGGACGTGGCCAGCGTGAAGTCCGCGCCCGGCCGGGACGTGCTGAGCGCCATCGCGGACCCGGCGACGTTCATCGGCGGCCACCCCCTGGCCGGCCGGGAGCGGGCGGGTCCCCTCGCGGCCCGCGCGGACCTGTTCGAGGGCCGCACCTGGGTTCTCACACCGACGGCGGCCACCGCGCGACCAGTGCTCAACCGGGCGCTGGAGATGATCTGCCTGTGCGGCGCGGTCCCGGTGATGATGGACAGCCAGGCCCACGACGACGCGGTGGCGCTGACCTCGCACGCACCGCACGTGGTGGCGAGCCTCATGGCGGCGCGGTTGCGCGGCGGGGCCGAGGAGGCCTTCCGCCTGGCCGGGCAGGGGTTGCGCGACACCACCCGCGTCGCGGGCGGCGACCCCCGGCTGTGGACCGACATCCTGCGCGCCAACTCCGGGCCGCTGGTCGGGGTGCTGCGCGACCTGCACGAGGACCTGTCACTGGTGCTGGCCTCCCTGGACGTGCTCTCCCGCTCCGGTCCGGGGCAGGGCGCGCGCGAGACGGGCCGGGTGCGCGACCTGCTGGACCGGGGTTCCCAGGGCCTGGGACTGCTCCGCGAGCAGCCGCCGGGCGGGGCGCGTCTGCGGGTGGCGGTGGAGGAGGCCCCCGGAGAGCTGGCACGGCTGCTGGCGGTGCTGGACGAGTCCGGCGTCACCGCCGACGACGTGTCCGCCTCCTGGGACCAGGACACCCTGACGGCGGAGTTCGCGGCACCGGCCACCGCCGCCGGGCCGCTGCTGAGGCGGCTGGGGGCGGAGGGCTGGACGGCCGGGTACGCGGACCTGGCGACGGACTCCGAGGTCGGCGCCCTGCGCTGA
- the aroH gene encoding chorismate mutase, producing the protein MNVCAVRGAVQLDRDEREHLLAGVRELLTKVLDANGIGSEDLVSILFTSTSDLVSAFPAEAARELGLLDVPLMCARELDVSGALPRTVRLMVHARSGLARADVQHVYLGGAACLREDLEGGAQ; encoded by the coding sequence ATGAACGTGTGCGCGGTACGCGGAGCGGTGCAGCTGGACCGCGACGAGAGGGAGCACCTGCTCGCGGGGGTCCGCGAGCTGCTCACCAAGGTCCTGGACGCCAACGGCATCGGCAGCGAGGACCTGGTGAGCATCCTGTTCACCTCCACCTCGGACCTGGTGAGCGCCTTCCCGGCGGAGGCGGCGCGCGAGCTGGGGCTGCTGGACGTGCCCCTGATGTGCGCGCGGGAGCTGGACGTGTCCGGGGCGCTGCCCCGGACGGTGCGCCTGATGGTGCACGCGCGCAGCGGCCTGGCCCGCGCGGACGTCCAGCACGTCTACCTGGGCGGAGCCGCGTGCCTGCGCGAGGACCTGGAGGGCGGTGCGCAGTGA
- a CDS encoding class II 3-deoxy-7-phosphoheptulonate synthase — translation MATMNPEQSTTTVDDWRSLPAEQQPDWPDPEALSDALTDLASYPPLVFAGECDQLRARLGAVARGEEFLLQGGDCAEALDGVSADQIRNKLKTLFQMGAVLTYAGSVPVVKVGRIAGQYGKPRSSPTETRDGVSLPSYRGDAVNGRAFTARDRRPDPERLKRAYHASAATLNLVRAFTTGGYADLSQVHAWNRDFVRDSPAGRRYERLAREIDNALAFMRACGVTDAEAVRTTEFYSSHEALLLDYETALTRVDSRTGGLYAVSGHMVWIGERTRRLDGAHVEFASRIRNPVGVKLGPGAEPDDVLALVDKLDPDREPGRLTLITRMGAGRVRDRLPALVEKVTASGARVAWVCDPMHGNTFTAGSGHKTRRFDDVLDEVRGFFEVHHALGTHPGGIHVELTGDDVTECVGGGSRIGVDDLRRRYETACDPRLNRSQSLDLAFLVAEVLGEARRAKEARR, via the coding sequence ATGGCCACCATGAACCCCGAGCAGAGCACGACCACCGTGGACGACTGGCGTTCCCTACCCGCCGAACAGCAGCCCGACTGGCCCGACCCCGAAGCCCTCTCCGACGCGCTCACCGACCTGGCCTCCTACCCGCCGCTGGTCTTCGCGGGCGAGTGCGACCAGCTCAGGGCCCGCCTGGGCGCCGTGGCGCGCGGAGAGGAGTTCCTCCTCCAGGGGGGCGACTGCGCCGAGGCCCTCGACGGCGTCTCCGCCGACCAGATCAGGAACAAGCTCAAGACGCTCTTCCAGATGGGCGCCGTGCTCACCTACGCGGGCTCCGTCCCCGTGGTGAAGGTGGGCCGCATCGCCGGGCAGTACGGCAAGCCGCGTTCCAGCCCCACCGAGACCCGTGACGGGGTGAGCCTGCCCTCCTACCGCGGCGACGCCGTCAACGGACGCGCGTTCACCGCCCGCGACCGGCGCCCCGACCCCGAGCGGCTCAAGCGCGCCTACCACGCCTCCGCGGCGACCCTGAACCTGGTGCGCGCCTTCACCACCGGCGGCTACGCCGACCTGTCCCAGGTGCACGCCTGGAACCGCGACTTCGTCCGCGACTCCCCCGCCGGTCGGCGCTACGAGCGCCTGGCCCGCGAGATCGACAACGCGCTGGCGTTCATGCGGGCGTGCGGGGTCACCGACGCCGAGGCGGTGCGCACCACCGAGTTCTACTCCTCCCACGAGGCCCTGCTGCTGGACTACGAGACGGCGCTGACCCGCGTGGACTCGCGTACCGGCGGACTCTACGCCGTGTCCGGGCACATGGTCTGGATCGGCGAGCGCACGCGGCGGTTGGACGGGGCGCACGTGGAGTTCGCCTCGCGCATACGCAACCCGGTCGGGGTCAAGCTCGGCCCGGGCGCCGAACCCGACGATGTGCTGGCGCTGGTGGACAAGCTCGACCCCGACCGCGAGCCCGGACGGCTGACCCTCATCACGAGGATGGGCGCCGGGCGCGTCCGCGACCGGCTTCCCGCGCTGGTGGAGAAGGTCACGGCGTCCGGTGCGCGGGTCGCGTGGGTGTGCGACCCCATGCACGGCAACACCTTCACCGCCGGCAGCGGGCACAAGACCCGGCGCTTCGACGACGTCCTGGACGAGGTGCGGGGCTTCTTCGAGGTCCACCACGCCCTGGGCACCCACCCCGGCGGCATCCACGTGGAGCTGACCGGCGACGACGTGACCGAGTGCGTGGGCGGCGGGAGCCGCATCGGCGTGGACGACCTGCGGCGCCGGTACGAGACCGCCTGCGACCCGCGCCTGAACCGCAGCCAGTCCCTGGACCTGGCCTTCCTGGTCGCCGAAGTGCTGGGAGAGGCCCGCCGGGCGAAGGAGGCGCGCCGATGA
- a CDS encoding MFS transporter, translating into MPKSVYLMALGIFAMVTSELLVGGLMPQMSEDLGATIPQIGYLITAFALAMALGGPLATLSVLRLRTNHALMVLFAIFFVGNALAALSTSYWPMLVARVITGAAAGAFFGVALSAVAQVTAPHLRGRATGVALQGLMVGTLLGLPLSTLIGGQFGWRAAFAAVGVLTVVVAVATMLALPRLEKAEEAGALRSELEVFRRPRLWTIMATSTLIIGATFAAFSYFTPILTEVTGFSRDIVPLLLLGYGGATVIGNIVVGRLAMSHTVTVIVAGLALNTVFLGVFALFADLPVPALLAMAGIGLVGITLNPAMITRVQRAGNPRALVNTVHSSFITMGVVVGSWVGGMGIDAFGLRAPLWVGVGLALLALLAMVPAALTARRVGHEATDLYVPPPAAPRPVEEDRAAHPTGA; encoded by the coding sequence ATGCCCAAGTCCGTCTACCTCATGGCGCTCGGCATCTTCGCCATGGTCACCAGCGAGCTGCTCGTCGGTGGACTCATGCCGCAGATGTCCGAGGACCTGGGGGCCACCATCCCGCAGATCGGCTACCTCATCACCGCGTTCGCACTGGCGATGGCGCTCGGCGGGCCGCTGGCGACCCTGTCGGTGCTCCGGCTGCGCACGAACCACGCCCTGATGGTGCTCTTCGCCATCTTCTTCGTCGGCAACGCGCTGGCCGCCCTCTCCACCTCCTACTGGCCCATGCTCGTGGCCCGCGTGATCACCGGAGCGGCAGCCGGAGCCTTCTTCGGCGTCGCCCTGTCGGCGGTCGCGCAGGTCACCGCGCCGCACCTGCGCGGGCGCGCCACCGGTGTGGCCCTCCAGGGCCTCATGGTGGGCACCCTGCTCGGCCTGCCGCTGTCCACGCTCATCGGCGGCCAGTTCGGCTGGCGCGCCGCCTTCGCCGCCGTCGGCGTGCTGACCGTGGTCGTGGCCGTGGCCACCATGCTCGCGCTGCCGCGCCTGGAGAAGGCCGAGGAGGCCGGGGCCCTGCGCTCCGAGCTGGAGGTGTTCCGCCGCCCGCGCCTGTGGACGATCATGGCCACCTCCACGCTCATCATCGGCGCCACCTTCGCGGCGTTCTCCTACTTCACGCCGATCCTCACCGAGGTCACCGGGTTCTCCCGCGACATCGTGCCGCTGCTGCTCCTGGGCTACGGCGGGGCGACGGTCATCGGCAACATCGTGGTCGGCCGCCTGGCCATGTCCCACACCGTGACCGTCATCGTGGCCGGTCTGGCGCTCAACACGGTCTTCCTGGGCGTCTTCGCCCTCTTCGCGGACCTGCCGGTCCCCGCCCTGCTGGCGATGGCGGGCATCGGCCTGGTGGGCATCACGCTGAACCCCGCGATGATCACCCGCGTCCAGCGCGCCGGGAACCCGCGCGCCCTGGTCAACACCGTGCACTCCTCGTTCATCACCATGGGCGTGGTCGTCGGCTCCTGGGTCGGCGGCATGGGCATCGACGCCTTCGGCCTGCGCGCACCGCTGTGGGTCGGCGTCGGCCTGGCCCTGCTCGCGCTGCTGGCCATGGTGCCCGCGGCCCTGACCGCGCGCAGGGTGGGCCACGAGGCCACCGACCTGTACGTGCCGCCCCCGGCCGCGCCGCGGCCGGTCGAGGAGGACCGGGCCGCCCACCCCACGGGAGCCTGA
- a CDS encoding TetR/AcrR family transcriptional regulator, translating to MGRPRQFDEEQVVRAACREFWAKGFDGTSTADLCQATGLTRSSLYNTFHSKEHLFRRALSYYVTTMTARQGSVLDSTKGSGLDRIGSLLTVIVEDETDNRENGRGSGCFTVNTITAVASRNPGIAQVVEADLHKRLSSLRLTVMDGQLDGSIAADRDPGDLAWYVTSLISGMRVAAQSGAGRTALEGIASTGIEALRP from the coding sequence ATGGGGAGACCACGCCAGTTCGACGAGGAGCAGGTGGTCCGGGCGGCCTGTCGCGAGTTCTGGGCCAAGGGGTTCGACGGGACCTCCACGGCCGACCTGTGCCAGGCGACCGGACTGACCCGCAGCAGCCTCTACAACACCTTCCACTCCAAGGAGCACCTGTTCCGACGGGCGCTCTCCTACTACGTCACCACCATGACCGCGCGTCAGGGGTCCGTGCTGGACTCCACCAAGGGCAGCGGGCTGGACCGGATCGGTTCGCTGCTGACCGTGATCGTGGAGGACGAGACCGACAACCGGGAGAACGGCCGCGGGTCGGGATGCTTCACCGTCAACACCATCACCGCGGTGGCCTCGCGCAACCCGGGTATCGCCCAGGTGGTGGAGGCGGACCTGCACAAGCGCCTGTCCTCACTGCGCCTGACCGTCATGGACGGCCAGCTCGACGGTTCGATCGCCGCCGACCGGGACCCCGGCGACCTGGCCTGGTACGTGACCTCCCTCATCTCAGGGATGAGGGTCGCGGCCCAGTCGGGCGCCGGGAGAACGGCGCTGGAGGGCATCGCCTCCACCGGGATCGAGGCACTCAGGCCCTGA
- a CDS encoding SDR family oxidoreductase, with protein MSGVLDGRRALVTGGGRGIGAAIALRLARDGAAVAISYHSDAESAAATAAAIAERTGGKAVIVQADTGDARDAERVVDEAAELLGGLDILVNNAGILDPSSAVIDDLDPAVAGRVLDVNVRGPLLASRAAARHLGEGGRIVNLGSCVGERVPGAGYTVYATSKAAITGMTKALARDLGPRGITVNEVAPGATDTDMNPQDGPNSAPQKEASPLGRFATPEEVADAVAYLVSPSAGFTTGARLGVDGGRNA; from the coding sequence ATGAGCGGCGTCCTCGATGGCAGGCGGGCACTGGTGACCGGCGGAGGCCGCGGGATCGGGGCGGCCATCGCCCTGCGTCTGGCCCGCGACGGGGCGGCGGTGGCGATCAGCTACCACTCCGACGCCGAGTCGGCCGCGGCCACCGCCGCGGCCATCGCCGAGCGGACCGGCGGCAAGGCGGTGATCGTGCAGGCCGACACGGGCGACGCCCGGGACGCGGAGCGGGTCGTGGACGAGGCCGCCGAACTGCTGGGCGGCCTGGACATCCTGGTCAACAACGCGGGGATACTGGACCCCTCCTCCGCCGTGATCGACGACCTGGACCCGGCGGTCGCCGGTCGCGTGCTCGACGTCAACGTGCGCGGCCCCCTGCTGGCCTCCCGCGCGGCGGCGCGCCACCTGGGCGAGGGCGGCCGGATCGTCAACCTCGGCTCCTGTGTGGGCGAGCGCGTCCCGGGCGCCGGATACACGGTCTACGCCACCTCCAAGGCCGCGATCACCGGTATGACCAAGGCGCTGGCCCGTGACCTCGGGCCGCGCGGGATCACGGTGAACGAGGTGGCCCCGGGCGCCACCGACACCGACATGAACCCGCAGGACGGACCCAACTCCGCGCCCCAGAAGGAGGCGTCGCCGCTGGGCAGGTTCGCGACGCCGGAGGAGGTCGCCGATGCGGTCGCCTACCTGGTCTCCCCGTCTGCGGGGTTCACCACGGGCGCCCGGCTGGGTGTGGACGGTGGTCGCAACGCCTGA
- a CDS encoding quercetin 2,3-dioxygenase, translating to MSVPEELLTTPAPEPGVVFRARGEGTTVWLNGDVYTVKASGDESRGAMTLIEASVPPGGGPPLHTHDVEDEAFYVLDGELEIYAGERTFRARAGDYVFIPHGTVHGFRNTGTHPARQLLIFTPGGYERFFLEAGSPVVAARPAPPRDPADDGRINDVGEKYGSIQIQFTRGEAADTRADLTHHTGTERESRV from the coding sequence ATGAGCGTGCCCGAGGAACTGCTCACCACGCCCGCGCCCGAGCCGGGGGTCGTGTTCCGCGCCCGCGGCGAGGGCACGACCGTGTGGCTCAACGGCGACGTGTACACGGTCAAGGCCTCGGGGGACGAGTCGCGGGGCGCGATGACGCTCATCGAGGCGTCCGTCCCGCCGGGGGGCGGGCCGCCGCTGCACACGCACGACGTCGAGGACGAGGCGTTCTACGTCCTGGACGGGGAGCTGGAGATCTACGCCGGTGAGCGCACCTTCCGTGCCCGGGCCGGGGACTACGTGTTCATCCCGCACGGGACCGTCCACGGGTTCCGCAACACCGGCACGCACCCGGCTCGCCAGCTACTGATCTTCACCCCCGGGGGCTACGAGCGCTTCTTCCTGGAGGCGGGCTCCCCGGTCGTGGCCGCGCGCCCGGCGCCGCCCCGCGACCCGGCCGACGACGGCAGGATCAACGACGTCGGCGAGAAGTACGGGTCCATCCAGATCCAGTTCACACGGGGGGAGGCCGCCGACACGCGCGCCGACCTCACCCACCACACCGGCACGGAGCGGGAGAGCAGGGTATGA
- a CDS encoding methionyl-tRNA formyltransferase, whose product MPETARVVLLSEVNSKLGSPFLDMLHHHPLIDLAAVVTSPPGKVCDYFVSDDQQVDLEGRAERLGVPVLRPRSVNSPDTVEALRAMAPDYLIVGNFQQVLKADLLSVPRVTSVNFHPSPLPRYAGLAPFYWMVRNGETEGAVTAIEMAEGLDTGAILAQHATPLTGRETALELRTIQERANVLMLLDLIPSLARRTLTRVPQDPSERTYFTRPGADQYRLDFTYTAHKVSCHVRAGYRHPGAFAQTPEGETVTILSVTGGGPVPDGPPVPGLVRTSPEGVFVGCRDAWLRVLTIDQDGQETPAQAGRVLSDGRVLSASAAPERKGAPV is encoded by the coding sequence ATGCCCGAGACCGCACGCGTCGTCCTCTTATCCGAGGTCAACTCCAAACTCGGTTCCCCCTTCCTCGACATGCTCCACCACCACCCCCTGATCGACCTCGCCGCCGTCGTGACCAGTCCCCCGGGCAAGGTGTGCGACTACTTCGTCAGCGACGACCAGCAGGTGGACCTGGAGGGCCGGGCCGAGCGCCTCGGCGTCCCGGTCCTGCGCCCCAGGAGCGTGAACTCCCCCGACACGGTGGAGGCGCTGCGGGCGATGGCCCCCGACTACCTGATCGTGGGCAACTTCCAGCAGGTGCTCAAGGCCGACCTGCTGTCGGTCCCCCGCGTCACCTCGGTCAACTTCCACCCCAGCCCGCTGCCCCGCTACGCCGGTCTGGCGCCCTTCTACTGGATGGTGCGCAACGGCGAGACCGAGGGCGCGGTGACCGCGATCGAGATGGCCGAGGGACTGGACACCGGGGCCATCCTCGCCCAGCACGCCACCCCGCTGACCGGCCGGGAGACCGCCCTGGAGCTGCGCACCATCCAGGAGCGGGCCAACGTCCTGATGCTGCTCGACCTGATCCCGAGCCTGGCCCGGCGGACGCTGACCCGCGTACCGCAGGACCCCTCGGAGCGGACCTACTTCACCCGGCCGGGCGCCGACCAGTACCGGCTGGACTTCACCTACACCGCGCACAAGGTCTCCTGCCACGTACGCGCCGGCTACCGGCACCCGGGCGCGTTCGCCCAGACCCCCGAGGGCGAGACGGTCACCATCCTCTCCGTCACCGGCGGCGGCCCCGTCCCGGACGGGCCTCCGGTGCCCGGCCTGGTGCGCACCTCCCCCGAGGGGGTGTTCGTGGGCTGCCGGGACGCCTGGCTGCGCGTGCTCACCATCGACCAGGACGGGCAGGAGACGCCCGCCCAGGCCGGAAGGGTGCTCAGCGACGGGCGGGTGCTGTCCGCCTCCGCAGCCCCGGAGCGCAAGGGGGCCCCGGTATGA